CGTATAGCCGGCTAAATCGTAGTCTTCACTGTAAACAATATATTTTATGCCGGCGTTAAGAATGTGTTTTAAGCAATTACGACAAGGCTGATAAACCGAGTACAAAGTAGCTCCATCAATAGAAACCCCATATTTAGCAGCAAAAATGATGGCATTCATCTCGGCATGAATTTCGTTATAAGTCGAAAACTCGTGGTGCAAATCGCGGTCAAACTCTGCATCAAATTTTTCATCACAGTTAGTTGTCCCGGCCGGCGTGCCGTTTATGCCGGTGCTTAATATGCGGCCATCTTTTACTATTAAGGCGGCTACCTTAATTTTTACACAATGCGACAGCTTGGCCATTTCTTTAGCCATATTTAAATAAATTAAATCTTTATTCATTTTATTTTCCTAATATTTTATCCCTCTTAAAGCTCTTAAGGGGGATAGTTGTTTTAACCAAAAATGATGGTACCGGCATCTTTAGCGGCACTAAACCGTTTAATTTTATTAGTACTGGAAAGTTCCAGCGGGGTATTTACCACCCTAATACGCCTTACTTGCTGATAAGGCTGTAATTTTTTGTTCCCCTCTAAGATAAGCGCAATAAGCTGTTTATTAACTTCTTTATGGGTTTTATCTTTAATAAAATCGGAACTGGGATAGATAACGGCCTCTATATCTTCTATCTTTAATCTCTCGTTAATCATATACCCGCGTACCAATAGCTGCTCAAATTGGCTTACTAACTGAAAGGCATCTTCTACCTCTTCGGGATAAACATTTTTACCGCCTTCGGTAACAATGATATTTTTAGCCCGGCCGGTTAGGTACACATAGTTATCACTGTCTTTCCAACCTAAATCGCCGGTTTTAAAGTAGCCATCGGCGGTAAAAGCGGCGGCCGTTGTTTCGTCATCGTTATAATAACCATTAAAAACCATCGGGCCTTTAACGGCAATTTCGCCGATACCTTGTTCGTTGGGCTGCAAGATGATAATATCGGTTTCGGGTAACACCCGGCCAACCGAGCCTTCTTTAAAAGCGTGGGGTGGGTTGAGAGTAATGATAGGCCCGGTTTCGGTTAAGCCGTAACCTTGTATCATATCCAGTCCTAATTGGCGGTAACGGGTTAAGGTAGCACCGGCAATGGGGCCGCCGCCGCTGATAAGTACTCTAAGGCTGGAAAGACTGGCCTTAGCAAGTATCCCTTTTAAGATGGGCATTTTTTTACCTACAGGCCGGCCGGTACGTGCACGGATAGAGCCGCTTACGGCCATTAAACCGCTCACCAAAGCCATAACAACCGGTCCGCGTTTGCGCACATTTTTAATCAGACCGTTAATAACTTTATTATAAAGCA
This sequence is a window from Spirochaetaceae bacterium. Protein-coding genes within it:
- a CDS encoding deaminase is translated as MNKDLIYLNMAKEMAKLSHCVKIKVAALIVKDGRILSTGINGTPAGTTNCDEKFDAEFDRDLHHEFSTYNEIHAEMNAIIFAAKYGVSIDGATLYSVYQPCRNCLKHILNAGIKYIVYSEDYDLAGYTADTYNLLKTLGVQITQVTAKP
- a CDS encoding AMP-binding protein; amino-acid sequence: MVKIPSFYTPWTVLDEYRGKIFNDRWPTLPQMFALSANRFPNNIAFSAYEESQNNKVLRAYNYAQGKELVDNIAGFLIEQGVKKGDKLVVSGVNSLEWAITFLAIMQAGAIAVPIDNGMGSEKALALSQRVGAKMLFCDHEKLAKGFDKANLPTYSLTKDTANYVLNLSGTTKDFPPAGQEDVAAILFTSGTTGNEKGVVLTHRALISDSYLVQGLIHVYSNDVFYVLLPIHHIYCMTAVFITALTGGAQLLFTDKLAITNILHDLKEGKVTCLLGVPMLYNKVINGLIKNVRKRGPVVMALVSGLMAVSGSIRARTGRPVGKKMPILKGILAKASLSSLRVLISGGGPIAGATLTRYRQLGLDMIQGYGLTETGPIITLNPPHAFKEGSVGRVLPETDIIILQPNEQGIGEIAVKGPMVFNGYYNDDETTAAAFTADGYFKTGDLGWKDSDNYVYLTGRAKNIIVTEGGKNVYPEEVEDAFQLVSQFEQLLVRGYMINERLKIEDIEAVIYPSSDFIKDKTHKEVNKQLIALILEGNKKLQPYQQVRRIRVVNTPLELSSTNKIKRFSAAKDAGTIIFG